The Caldisalinibacter kiritimatiensis genome has a window encoding:
- a CDS encoding rod shape-determining protein, producing the protein MGLLNMFSKDMGIDLGTANTLVYAKGKGIVLREPSVVAINIKTNKVLAVGEEAKRMIGRTPGDIIAVRPMKDGVIADFNVTQSMLKYFIKKVYQKRLFVQPRVVICVPSGVTEVEKRAVEEAAIQAGAREAHLIEEPMAAAIGADLPVEEPTGSMVVDIGGGTTEVAIISLGGIVTSKSIRVGGDELDESIVQYVKKEYNLMIGERTAEEVKIQIGSADKKSKEESMNIRGRDLVSGLPKTIKVTSTEILGALREPVESIIDAIKYTLEKTPPELAADIMEQGIVLTGGGALLDGLDRLVKKETGMPVKIAENPLDCVALGTGRALEEYNTIKRTSLASSRAK; encoded by the coding sequence ATGGGACTACTAAATATGTTTTCAAAAGATATGGGAATAGACTTAGGAACAGCTAATACTCTTGTTTATGCAAAGGGTAAAGGAATTGTTTTAAGAGAACCTTCAGTTGTTGCAATAAATATAAAAACTAACAAGGTTCTTGCTGTAGGTGAAGAAGCAAAGAGAATGATAGGAAGAACACCAGGAGATATTATAGCAGTTAGACCTATGAAGGATGGTGTTATAGCAGATTTTAATGTTACTCAAAGTATGTTAAAATATTTTATTAAGAAGGTTTATCAAAAAAGATTATTTGTACAACCTAGGGTTGTTATTTGTGTGCCTTCAGGTGTTACTGAAGTAGAAAAGAGAGCAGTAGAAGAAGCAGCTATACAAGCCGGAGCTAGAGAGGCACATCTTATAGAAGAACCAATGGCAGCTGCAATTGGTGCAGACCTTCCGGTTGAAGAGCCAACAGGTAGTATGGTAGTAGATATCGGTGGAGGAACTACCGAAGTAGCAATTATTTCATTAGGTGGTATTGTTACAAGTAAATCTATAAGAGTAGGTGGAGATGAACTAGACGAATCAATAGTTCAATATGTAAAAAAAGAATATAATTTAATGATAGGAGAGAGAACAGCAGAAGAAGTAAAGATACAAATAGGTTCAGCAGATAAAAAATCTAAAGAGGAAAGTATGAATATAAGGGGAAGAGATTTAGTTTCAGGATTACCAAAAACAATTAAAGTAACATCAACTGAGATTCTTGGAGCATTAAGAGAACCAGTTGAAAGCATAATAGATGCTATAAAATATACATTAGAGAAAACGCCACCTGAATTAGCTGCTGATATAATGGAACAAGGTATTGTATTGACTGGTGGTGGAGCATTGTTAGATGGATTAGATAGATTAGTTAAAAAAGAAACTGGAATGCCAGTTAAAATAGCAGAAAATCCATTAGATTGTGTTGCTTTAGGAACTGGTAGAGCACTTGAAGAGTATAATACCATAAAAAGAACATCTTTAGCATCAAGTAGAGCCAAATAA
- the minD gene encoding septum site-determining protein MinD, whose protein sequence is MGEVIVVTSGKGGVGKTTTTANIGTGLAMLDKKVVVVDADIGLRNLDVVLGLENRIVYDIVDVVEKVCRLKQGLIRDKRYEGLYLLPAAQTKDKTAVTPEQMQELSDELKEIFDYVIIDCPAGIEQGFQNAIAGADKAIVVTTPEISAVRDADRIIGLLEAKGLYEPQLVINRIRQDMVQKGDMMNIDDMIDILAIELLGIVPDDESIVISTNRGEPVVTDEKAMAGKAFRNISRRLVGEEVPLLNLHVEEGMMSKLKKIFFGK, encoded by the coding sequence ATGGGAGAAGTAATAGTTGTTACATCAGGAAAAGGTGGAGTTGGTAAAACTACTACTACTGCAAATATTGGAACAGGGCTAGCAATGTTGGACAAGAAAGTTGTTGTTGTAGATGCAGATATTGGTTTAAGAAATTTAGATGTTGTTTTAGGGCTTGAAAATAGGATTGTATATGACATTGTAGATGTAGTAGAAAAAGTTTGTAGGTTAAAGCAAGGATTAATAAGAGATAAAAGATATGAGGGACTATACTTACTTCCTGCAGCGCAGACAAAAGATAAAACTGCTGTTACACCAGAACAGATGCAGGAATTAAGTGACGAATTAAAGGAGATTTTCGATTACGTTATTATAGATTGTCCTGCTGGTATTGAACAAGGATTCCAAAACGCTATAGCGGGGGCGGATAAAGCTATAGTGGTTACTACACCAGAGATATCAGCAGTTAGAGATGCAGATAGAATAATTGGTTTACTTGAGGCTAAGGGGTTATATGAACCTCAACTTGTAATAAATAGAATTAGACAAGATATGGTACAAAAGGGAGATATGATGAATATAGATGATATGATAGATATTTTAGCTATTGAATTACTAGGAATAGTACCAGATGATGAATCCATAGTAATTTCAACTAATAGAGGAGAACCTGTTGTTACTGATGAGAAAGCAATGGCTGGAAAAGCCTTTAGAAATATATCTAGGAGATTGGTTGGAGAAGAAGTACCATTATTAAACCTACATGTTGAAGAGGGTATGATGTCTAAACTTAAGAAAATATTTTTCGGAAAATAG
- the mreC gene encoding rod shape-determining protein MreC has protein sequence MSIFKKYGNRMIVTVVTIILIIIISLTSKDRNSITFVENNIGNVVTPVQKFVYKIGKSVSNTFNSIANFTKLKEENEQFKKEIARLKKINREMEDIIAREDILRNEAILKQKSRYDFIKAQVVGKNPNNWFDKFTIDKGLKDGIKKGDSVVKAVVIDGEVVEEGLVGHVIEVGDNWAKVLPIIDEGSKVSFRVLRTQDGGIVEGSIDGDLSGYFFDTKANAIKGDKLMTSGLGGLYEEGLYIGNIVEVSQKSDELVKQVKIKPSVDFKKIYDVFVIISKKE, from the coding sequence ATGTCAATATTTAAAAAGTATGGCAATAGAATGATAGTAACTGTAGTTACTATCATTCTAATTATTATTATAAGTTTGACATCAAAAGATAGAAATAGTATTACATTTGTTGAAAATAATATAGGGAATGTAGTTACGCCTGTACAGAAATTTGTATATAAAATTGGTAAATCTGTATCTAATACTTTTAATTCAATTGCAAATTTTACTAAGTTAAAAGAGGAAAATGAGCAATTTAAAAAAGAAATAGCAAGACTAAAAAAAATAAATAGAGAAATGGAAGATATTATAGCTAGAGAAGATATTTTACGAAATGAAGCAATTTTAAAGCAGAAGTCACGATATGATTTTATAAAAGCTCAGGTTGTAGGAAAGAATCCAAATAATTGGTTTGATAAATTCACAATTGATAAAGGATTAAAGGATGGCATTAAAAAAGGAGATTCTGTAGTAAAAGCAGTAGTTATAGATGGTGAAGTAGTGGAAGAAGGGCTAGTGGGGCATGTAATAGAAGTAGGAGATAATTGGGCAAAAGTATTACCTATAATAGATGAAGGAAGTAAAGTTAGTTTTAGAGTATTGAGGACCCAAGATGGGGGTATTGTAGAAGGTAGTATTGATGGTGATTTGAGTGGATATTTTTTCGATACTAAAGCCAATGCTATAAAAGGAGACAAGCTTATGACTTCTGGTTTGGGTGGTTTATATGAGGAAGGGCTTTATATAGGAAATATTGTTGAAGTATCTCAGAAAAGTGATGAACTTGTAAAACAAGTTAAAATTAAGCCATCAGTAGATTTTAAGAAAATATACGATGTTTTTGTAATAATTTCAAAAAAAGAATAA
- a CDS encoding M50 family metallopeptidase yields the protein MTILNLKNVKFKINVFLLVILGIYIYFGYLTEITVIILTVTMHEISHVLAANKLDVKVKEFEIFPFGGVAKLDSIIGPDPNIEIKVALVGPMVNFLLALIFMLINHFLSIEFIELLLKCNFYMGVFNLLPILPLDGGRILRGVLSYVLGFRKATRILTYIAYGFSVLFIILGTYIYSIKENGLYIILIAIFLFIAANKEKRMAAFIFIKEVTEKKQQLLKKRVMKTQHLIVFKSAPVNLVLKNFLPKKFHIIIIIDDNGNIIGTINEIDLLNGAIEYGIDIKIENLLIKKKK from the coding sequence ATGACGATTCTAAATTTAAAAAATGTAAAGTTTAAGATAAATGTGTTTTTATTAGTAATTTTAGGAATATATATTTATTTTGGATATTTAACAGAAATAACCGTAATTATTTTAACAGTAACTATGCATGAGATTTCCCATGTATTAGCTGCTAATAAGTTGGATGTAAAGGTTAAAGAATTTGAAATTTTTCCATTTGGTGGAGTTGCAAAATTAGACAGTATAATAGGTCCAGACCCTAATATAGAGATAAAGGTTGCATTGGTTGGTCCTATGGTTAATTTTTTGTTAGCTCTGATATTCATGTTAATCAATCATTTTTTAAGTATTGAGTTTATAGAATTGCTACTGAAATGTAATTTTTATATGGGGGTATTTAATTTGCTTCCTATTTTACCTCTAGATGGAGGAAGAATATTAAGAGGAGTTTTATCATATGTATTGGGATTTAGAAAAGCTACAAGAATTTTAACTTATATAGCTTATGGCTTTTCAGTATTGTTTATAATTTTAGGTACTTACATATATAGTATTAAAGAAAATGGATTGTATATAATCCTAATAGCTATATTTCTTTTTATTGCTGCCAATAAAGAAAAAAGAATGGCAGCTTTTATTTTCATTAAAGAAGTTACTGAAAAAAAGCAGCAACTATTAAAAAAAAGAGTTATGAAAACTCAACATTTGATAGTTTTTAAATCTGCACCAGTGAATTTAGTTTTGAAGAACTTTCTGCCTAAAAAATTCCATATTATAATCATTATTGATGATAATGGAAATATAATTGGGACAATTAATGAAATAGATTTACTTAATGGTGCTATTGAATATGGTATTGACATAAAAATAGAAAATCTACTAATAAAAAAGAAAAAATGA
- the mreD gene encoding rod shape-determining protein MreD: MRFFIIFSIIILNFIFQSTLLHFFEFFGVVPNTGLILVVVFGLLTNRKASSTIGLTIGFLQDIIFDSVIGVHALIYFFIGYILGVTNQNLFRENKLIPFVVTVISTVGFHLAYYLCMYFLGINTTIVHIVKEIAFAEAVYNSIISIFIYSRIAKIYKNPQLNFGSNRRG, from the coding sequence GTGAGATTTTTTATAATCTTCAGCATAATAATATTAAATTTCATATTTCAGTCAACATTGCTACACTTTTTTGAGTTTTTTGGCGTAGTTCCTAATACAGGCCTGATATTAGTAGTAGTTTTTGGATTATTAACCAATAGAAAAGCTAGTAGTACTATTGGTTTAACTATAGGTTTCTTACAAGATATTATATTTGATAGTGTAATAGGTGTACATGCTTTAATATATTTTTTTATAGGGTATATTTTAGGAGTAACAAATCAAAATTTATTTAGGGAAAACAAATTAATCCCTTTCGTTGTTACTGTCATATCTACCGTAGGATTTCATTTAGCTTATTATCTATGTATGTATTTTTTAGGTATTAATACTACTATAGTACATATCGTTAAAGAAATAGCTTTTGCAGAAGCTGTTTACAATTCAATTATATCTATTTTTATATATAGTAGAATTGCTAAAATTTACAAAAATCCTCAATTGAACTTTGGCAGTAATAGAAGGGGGTGA
- the minE gene encoding cell division topological specificity factor MinE produces MFKIFNKNDNSKEVAKERLKLVLIHDRAHVSPKFLDMVKGDIIRVISDYMEIDEEGLDVKLTRTKRESDDTPIPALVANIPILKMKDRALK; encoded by the coding sequence TTGTTTAAGATTTTTAATAAAAATGATAATAGTAAAGAGGTAGCTAAGGAACGATTAAAACTTGTATTAATTCATGATAGAGCGCATGTTTCACCAAAGTTTTTAGATATGGTTAAAGGAGATATTATTAGGGTTATATCAGATTATATGGAGATAGATGAAGAAGGATTAGATGTTAAGTTAACAAGAACTAAAAGAGAAAGTGACGACACACCAATACCAGCATTAGTTGCTAATATTCCTATATTAAAAATGAAGGATAGAGCATTAAAATAA
- the radC gene encoding RadC family protein, protein MGDYTSYTIKDLPEDERPREKLYKYGSKVLSNSELLAIIIRTGNKEDTAIGISQRMLALNNKGLQFLAEAEIGDLTRIKGVGKCKAAQILAAIELGRRISKTVAKEKVKVNSPLHVANLVMEDMRYLKKEYFKIILLDTKNQVITINEISVGSLNASIVHPREVFKEAILKSSASIILVHNHPSGDPTPSREDINITNRIIEAGKIIGIDVLDHIVIGDGIYFSFKEENLI, encoded by the coding sequence ATGGGGGATTATACGAGTTATACTATTAAAGATTTACCTGAGGATGAAAGACCTAGAGAAAAATTGTATAAATATGGTTCTAAAGTATTATCTAATTCTGAGTTACTGGCTATAATAATAAGGACTGGTAATAAAGAAGATACAGCAATTGGAATTTCACAACGAATGTTAGCACTTAATAATAAAGGGCTGCAGTTTTTAGCAGAAGCTGAGATTGGAGATTTAACTAGAATAAAGGGTGTAGGTAAGTGCAAAGCAGCTCAAATTCTAGCAGCGATAGAATTAGGTAGAAGAATATCTAAAACAGTAGCGAAGGAAAAGGTTAAAGTGAATTCTCCGTTACATGTTGCAAATTTAGTAATGGAAGATATGAGATATCTTAAAAAAGAATATTTTAAAATTATATTATTAGATACTAAAAATCAAGTAATAACTATAAATGAGATTTCAGTAGGTAGTTTAAATGCTTCTATAGTTCATCCAAGAGAAGTTTTTAAAGAAGCTATATTAAAGAGTAGTGCATCTATAATTTTAGTACACAATCATCCTAGTGGGGACCCTACTCCGAGTAGGGAAGATATAAACATTACCAATCGTATAATTGAAGCTGGTAAAATTATAGGGATTGATGTATTAGACCACATAGTGATTGGAGATGGAATATACTTTAGCTTTAAAGAAGAAAACTTAATATAA
- a CDS encoding M23 family metallopeptidase, translating to MRRNTFLKIIPRRYNVTSNRKVKNKNFYRNQLKKVVISIIIILIILLIKMIDTDVTNEAIRLVDKAVNKSTDIREDSKKVYEFVKSKVKLSDKITFVFNNQNINSEGYIAPVKGIVYREFGEETKRNGVKIFYKGVDILTRDTKVKSLGDGLVIKAGENGMLGKYVEIEYGEFKAVYGKLNKIDAEVGKEIRKGEIIGRFNRTYNQKKLLHLEIWKDDTPIDPLEVIHLSVNNAEFR from the coding sequence TTGAGAAGAAATACTTTTTTAAAAATAATACCTCGCAGATATAATGTAACTAGTAATAGAAAAGTTAAGAATAAGAATTTTTATAGAAACCAACTAAAAAAAGTTGTAATAAGTATAATTATAATTTTAATCATACTACTTATTAAAATGATTGATACAGATGTTACTAATGAGGCTATAAGATTAGTGGATAAAGCAGTAAATAAAAGTACAGATATTAGAGAAGATAGTAAGAAAGTTTATGAATTTGTGAAAAGTAAGGTTAAACTGTCTGATAAAATTACATTTGTTTTTAACAATCAAAATATAAATAGTGAAGGTTATATAGCTCCAGTAAAAGGTATTGTTTATAGAGAATTTGGGGAAGAAACCAAGAGAAATGGTGTGAAAATATTTTATAAGGGTGTAGACATTCTAACAAGAGACACGAAAGTTAAGTCATTAGGGGATGGATTGGTAATTAAAGCTGGTGAAAATGGAATGTTAGGTAAATATGTAGAAATAGAGTATGGTGAATTTAAAGCTGTGTATGGGAAGTTAAATAAAATAGATGCTGAAGTTGGAAAAGAAATTAGAAAAGGAGAAATAATAGGTAGATTTAATAGAACATATAATCAAAAGAAATTATTGCATCTTGAAATATGGAAAGATGATACTCCTATAGACCCTCTAGAGGTTATACATTTATCTGTAAACAATGCAGAATTTAGGTGA
- the minC gene encoding septum site-determining protein MinC, which translates to MNGNLVTFKGNKDGIYIHIKEGNFKAIKEQLDKKLKNAGSFFSGGKVINFKGKKLTNKEKEELEHIISEKYGIDIEKENNNFSSEKIDKSNKDMNFFQGINEGKTKFIRATIRSGQEINYEGNIVILGDINPGGVVIAKGNIVVLGALRGVAIAGSDGNKEAIVAAFNLQPTQLKIGDILSRSPDEDEVSFRRPEIAYIRDDSIIVEPYLPKK; encoded by the coding sequence ATGAATGGAAACTTAGTAACTTTTAAAGGAAATAAAGATGGAATATACATACATATAAAAGAAGGAAATTTTAAAGCAATTAAAGAGCAGTTAGATAAAAAACTAAAGAATGCTGGTTCTTTTTTTAGTGGAGGTAAAGTTATAAATTTTAAAGGAAAAAAACTGACTAATAAAGAGAAAGAAGAATTAGAACATATAATAAGCGAAAAATATGGTATTGATATTGAGAAAGAGAATAACAATTTTAGCAGTGAAAAAATTGATAAAAGTAATAAAGATATGAACTTTTTTCAGGGCATAAACGAAGGAAAGACTAAGTTTATAAGAGCTACTATACGTTCTGGCCAAGAGATAAATTATGAAGGCAATATAGTAATATTAGGAGACATAAATCCAGGTGGGGTTGTTATAGCAAAAGGAAACATAGTAGTCTTAGGAGCATTAAGAGGAGTTGCCATAGCAGGTAGCGATGGCAATAAAGAGGCAATAGTAGCAGCATTTAATTTACAACCAACACAGTTAAAGATAGGAGACATATTGTCTAGAAGCCCAGATGAGGATGAGGTTTCTTTCAGGAGGCCAGAAATAGCATATATAAGGGATGATTCAATAATAGTTGAACCCTATTTACCTAAGAAGTGA
- a CDS encoding penicillin-binding transpeptidase domain-containing protein — protein sequence MIIISLINKLKDRYTILLLASVVLFLVIFFRLATLTIVQGDEYRKKSDMRRLKNIEITAPRGNIYDRYGRLLAGTRPSFTVQIMKDEIDKEQFNDIALRLVKLLEEEGERYEDDFPIVLNEIKFKDESYYYKYSEEPIDKFVEIFIDNNLMSELLEAYYKRESYKEEFHYLVGRKAVNVLENEGIEVPISIKLSNENKVVYSYKNDIDINKWKKENNFNLRIGPKDALMRLINNDEKIVKKILGHGIVRKKAYELLENKGLNTIFKLEPYSFTFDNNYKEIKRSLISNPDINAFNEITIETSAKEDFISIVLNLDIVVDNLFSNEFIINKENGIEKKIVPGKMLLNKFNKNNIFLPIICEVKDGKVIYEYKDETSKLAFLSDFGLQNELEAKEALIEIGKAKGFISEIITHDDVKGFAQKLMLKELNPRISIAKWEYMPLIDKKSWLNKSTHKIPEGSSAHETFNILRKKYNIDKSLSCYEARYIFLLKDRLDKQGYRAYQPVNIASGIKDETVAKISEHNLDLLGVKVAVEPMRYYPMEKTAAHILGYLGKISQRYEIDKYIGELGYSPNDLIGKTGIEEKFEEYLNGVDGLKKVEVDALGNTIRGIDAEKAIPGDELYLTIDAELQQVAEKALKHALEEIQKGGVFKSKWGDYNYREAFKNATSGSVVAIDVKTGEVLALANYPAYDPNLFSTGISTEDWDELSIDSKDPLAPRPLYNIALQTAIQPGSTFKMITALAALEKGLDPEDKLLTKGYIDIGNKRFGCWIWNSSRGTHGSENLYDAIRDSCNYYFYTLTLNKDDRRTGKNLDVKVDLQDIINVANEFGLNDETGIEIDIPSETYGGVPNPQDKINTTKVYLRRFLTANIDNYIVDISKDIDKNAIINEIVSWVELNQIPSRIEVINKLNNLGLDALKKNEKGIPLADIIKYSYLNQASWKDADNLNVAIGQGANRYTPIQMANYIATLANSGVRNKVSVVKKIQKYDGRESTYNIERSQEKVSIKRENIDIVKKGMLEVTKPGGTAYSHFRNFPVDVGAKTGTAQKDGINPVTGEEYDNYAWFVAFAPYDDPQIAVATVIFQGGHGGYAAPVAKEIIAQYLGLNNNSKEITFKNKMVR from the coding sequence GTGATTATAATAAGTTTAATAAATAAATTGAAGGATAGATATACAATATTATTATTAGCTTCTGTTGTTTTATTTCTAGTTATTTTCTTTAGATTGGCTACTCTAACGATTGTACAAGGTGATGAATATAGAAAAAAGTCTGATATGAGACGATTGAAAAATATAGAAATAACGGCGCCAAGAGGAAATATTTATGATAGATATGGTAGGCTTTTAGCTGGAACTAGGCCGAGTTTTACAGTGCAAATAATGAAAGATGAAATTGATAAAGAGCAATTTAATGATATAGCACTTAGACTTGTTAAATTATTAGAAGAAGAAGGAGAAAGATATGAAGATGATTTTCCAATAGTATTAAATGAAATTAAATTTAAAGATGAAAGCTATTATTATAAATACAGTGAAGAACCTATTGATAAATTTGTAGAGATATTCATAGACAATAATCTAATGTCCGAATTATTAGAGGCTTATTATAAGAGAGAATCATATAAAGAAGAATTTCATTATCTAGTTGGAAGAAAAGCTGTAAACGTACTAGAAAATGAAGGTATAGAAGTTCCTATTAGTATAAAATTAAGTAATGAGAATAAAGTAGTATATTCATATAAAAACGATATAGACATTAATAAATGGAAAAAAGAAAATAATTTTAATCTTAGGATTGGTCCTAAGGATGCGTTAATGAGATTAATTAATAATGATGAAAAAATAGTTAAAAAGATTTTGGGTCATGGAATAGTAAGGAAAAAGGCATATGAACTACTTGAAAATAAAGGTTTAAATACTATATTTAAACTTGAACCATATAGTTTTACTTTTGATAATAATTATAAAGAAATAAAAAGAAGTTTAATTAGTAATCCTGATATTAATGCATTCAATGAAATTACTATAGAAACTTCAGCTAAAGAAGATTTTATAAGTATTGTATTAAATCTGGATATTGTCGTAGATAATCTTTTTAGCAATGAGTTTATAATAAATAAAGAAAATGGTATTGAAAAGAAAATTGTACCTGGAAAAATGTTATTAAATAAATTCAATAAAAATAATATATTTTTACCTATTATATGTGAGGTGAAAGATGGCAAAGTAATTTACGAATATAAAGATGAGACTAGTAAGTTAGCTTTTTTAAGTGATTTTGGTCTACAAAATGAACTTGAAGCAAAAGAAGCTTTAATTGAAATAGGTAAAGCCAAAGGGTTTATAAGTGAAATAATAACTCATGATGATGTAAAAGGATTTGCTCAAAAATTAATGCTTAAAGAGTTAAATCCACGAATATCAATTGCTAAATGGGAATATATGCCACTAATAGATAAAAAAAGCTGGTTAAATAAATCGACACATAAAATACCTGAAGGTAGTAGTGCGCATGAAACATTTAATATATTAAGAAAAAAATATAATATAGATAAAAGTTTGAGTTGTTATGAAGCAAGATATATTTTTTTATTAAAGGATAGGTTAGATAAACAAGGTTATAGAGCGTATCAGCCGGTTAATATTGCATCTGGAATTAAAGATGAAACTGTCGCAAAAATTTCTGAACATAATTTAGATTTACTAGGAGTAAAGGTTGCTGTTGAACCTATGAGATATTATCCAATGGAAAAAACAGCAGCACATATTTTGGGTTATTTAGGTAAAATATCACAAAGATATGAAATAGATAAGTATATTGGAGAACTAGGATATTCACCTAATGATTTAATAGGTAAAACCGGTATTGAAGAAAAGTTTGAAGAATATTTAAATGGAGTAGACGGATTAAAGAAAGTTGAAGTTGATGCATTAGGGAATACGATAAGGGGAATAGATGCGGAAAAGGCTATACCAGGAGATGAATTATATCTTACAATAGATGCTGAGCTACAGCAAGTAGCAGAAAAAGCTCTTAAACACGCATTAGAGGAGATACAAAAAGGTGGGGTATTTAAAAGTAAATGGGGAGATTATAACTATAGAGAAGCCTTCAAAAACGCGACTTCAGGTTCAGTAGTGGCTATAGATGTAAAAACAGGTGAGGTTTTAGCTTTAGCTAATTATCCAGCATATGACCCTAATCTTTTTTCTACTGGTATATCTACAGAGGATTGGGATGAATTATCTATAGATTCAAAGGACCCTTTAGCTCCAAGACCTTTGTACAATATTGCTTTGCAAACTGCTATACAACCTGGTTCTACATTTAAAATGATAACAGCATTAGCAGCATTAGAAAAGGGATTGGACCCTGAAGATAAGTTATTAACAAAAGGGTATATAGATATTGGAAATAAAAGATTTGGATGTTGGATATGGAATAGTTCGAGGGGAACTCATGGTTCTGAAAATCTTTATGATGCCATAAGAGATTCATGTAACTATTATTTTTACACATTGACCCTTAATAAAGATGATAGAAGAACTGGTAAAAACCTAGATGTAAAAGTAGATTTACAAGATATAATAAATGTTGCTAATGAATTTGGACTTAACGATGAAACAGGAATAGAAATAGATATTCCAAGCGAAACATATGGTGGTGTCCCTAATCCTCAAGATAAAATAAATACTACTAAGGTTTATTTAAGAAGATTTTTAACAGCTAACATCGATAACTACATCGTAGATATATCTAAGGATATAGATAAGAATGCAATAATAAATGAAATAGTTAGTTGGGTAGAGTTAAATCAGATTCCATCTAGAATTGAAGTTATAAATAAACTGAACAATTTAGGGTTAGATGCTTTGAAGAAAAATGAAAAAGGTATACCTTTAGCTGATATAATTAAATATAGCTATTTAAATCAAGCTTCATGGAAAGACGCTGACAATCTTAATGTAGCTATAGGACAAGGTGCAAATAGATATACACCTATTCAGATGGCTAATTATATAGCTACTCTTGCGAATAGCGGAGTCAGAAATAAAGTAAGTGTTGTGAAAAAGATTCAAAAATATGATGGGAGAGAGTCAACTTATAACATTGAGAGAAGTCAGGAAAAAGTATCAATAAAAAGAGAAAATATTGATATTGTAAAGAAAGGTATGCTGGAGGTAACTAAACCAGGAGGAACAGCATATTCTCACTTTAGAAATTTTCCTGTGGATGTAGGTGCCAAAACAGGTACAGCTCAAAAGGATGGAATAAACCCAGTTACTGGAGAAGAATATGATAATTATGCATGGTTTGTTGCATTTGCACCTTATGATGACCCACAGATAGCAGTTGCTACAGTAATTTTTCAAGGTGGGCATGGAGGATATGCAGCACCTGTAGCTAAAGAAATCATTGCTCAATATTTAGGGCTAAATAATAATTCAAAAGAAATTACATTTAAAAATAAAATGGTGAGATAG
- the mgsA gene encoding methylglyoxal synthase has protein sequence MNIALIAHDKKKKIMINFAIAYKEILKKHNLYATGTTGKRINEATGLDVHRFLSGPLGGDQQIGAMIADNKIDLVIFMRDPLTAQPHEPDVLALMRLCDVHGVPLATNIGTAEVLIKALERGDIDWRKVVKE, from the coding sequence ATGAATATAGCTTTAATTGCTCATGATAAGAAGAAAAAAATTATGATTAATTTTGCAATAGCTTATAAAGAGATTTTGAAGAAGCATAATTTGTATGCTACAGGTACAACAGGAAAAAGAATTAATGAAGCAACGGGATTAGATGTGCATAGATTTCTATCAGGACCTTTAGGAGGAGACCAGCAGATAGGTGCAATGATAGCTGACAATAAGATTGATTTAGTAATTTTTATGAGAGACCCTTTAACAGCTCAACCTCATGAACCCGATGTATTAGCGCTTATGAGATTGTGTGACGTACATGGTGTACCTTTAGCTACTAATATTGGCACAGCAGAAGTATTGATTAAAGCATTAGAAAGAGGAGATATAGACTGGAGAAAAGTAGTAAAAGAATAA